The Halarchaeum grantii genome contains a region encoding:
- a CDS encoding TIGR00341 family protein, whose protein sequence is MRLVQVIIPAGKRETILRELEERDIDYVVTDETGSQGYTGVVYFPLPTKAVEDVLGALRDAGLEQNAYTVVVDAETVVSKKFEELQERYEEEESEDRIAREEIIATAQDLAPRLVPFVVMTVVSAVVATAGLLLDSPAVVVGSMVIAPLIGPAMATSVGTVVDDREMFLRGVKLQTVGFLTAVAAAAGFAYLARVVHLVPPLSPEELLAIGQIRERLSPDFLSLAVALGAGVAGAFSLSSGVSSALVGVMIAVALVPPTAVIGIGLAWGLPTTVIGSTVLVLVNFLSINLAALAVLWYQGYRPERWFRLSEARSATLKRIGVLLAAICVLSLFLGGVTYTSYQHGQFEENARDTVQGTFDSEEYAALSLVELTVTYERTPSPFAAPNRVVLTVGRPGDGSYPALAETLKERIRETTGRSVGVQIRFVETQSA, encoded by the coding sequence GTGCGACTCGTTCAGGTCATCATTCCCGCTGGGAAGCGCGAGACGATCCTCCGCGAGCTCGAGGAGCGCGACATCGACTACGTCGTCACCGACGAAACCGGGAGCCAGGGCTACACGGGCGTCGTCTACTTCCCGCTCCCCACGAAGGCCGTCGAGGACGTCCTCGGCGCGCTCCGCGACGCCGGCCTCGAGCAGAACGCGTACACGGTCGTCGTGGACGCCGAGACCGTCGTCTCGAAGAAGTTCGAGGAGCTTCAGGAGCGCTACGAGGAGGAGGAGTCCGAGGACCGCATCGCCCGCGAGGAGATAATCGCGACCGCACAGGACCTCGCGCCGCGCCTCGTCCCCTTCGTCGTGATGACCGTCGTCTCCGCCGTCGTCGCCACCGCCGGCCTCCTGCTCGACTCGCCCGCCGTCGTCGTCGGCTCGATGGTCATCGCGCCGCTCATCGGGCCCGCGATGGCGACGAGCGTCGGCACCGTCGTCGACGACCGCGAGATGTTCCTGCGCGGCGTCAAACTCCAGACCGTCGGCTTCCTCACCGCGGTCGCCGCCGCCGCCGGCTTCGCCTATCTCGCGCGCGTCGTCCACCTCGTCCCGCCGCTCTCGCCCGAGGAACTGCTCGCCATCGGCCAGATACGCGAGCGCCTCAGCCCCGACTTCCTCTCGCTCGCCGTCGCGCTCGGCGCCGGCGTCGCGGGCGCGTTCAGCCTCTCCTCCGGCGTCTCCTCCGCGCTCGTCGGCGTCATGATCGCCGTCGCGCTCGTCCCGCCCACCGCCGTCATCGGCATCGGGCTCGCGTGGGGTCTCCCCACGACCGTCATCGGCTCGACGGTGCTCGTGCTCGTGAACTTCCTCTCCATCAACCTCGCGGCGCTCGCCGTCCTCTGGTACCAGGGCTACCGGCCCGAGCGCTGGTTCCGCCTCAGTGAGGCCCGCAGCGCGACGCTCAAGCGCATCGGCGTCCTCCTCGCCGCGATCTGCGTCCTCTCGCTCTTCCTCGGCGGCGTCACCTACACCTCCTACCAGCACGGCCAGTTCGAGGAGAACGCCCGCGACACCGTCCAGGGCACCTTCGACTCCGAGGAGTACGCGGCGCTCTCGCTCGTCGAACTCACCGTCACCTACGAGCGCACGCCGTCACCGTTCGCGGCGCCGAACCGCGTCGTCCTCACGGTCGGGAGACCCGGCGACGGGAGCTATCCCGCGCTCGCGGAGACGCTCAAAGAACGGATACGCGAGACGACCGGGCGGAGCGTCGGCGTCCAGATACGGTTCGTCGAAACGCAGAGCGCCTAG
- the engB gene encoding GTP-binding protein EngB — translation MFETRPDRDAEVVLLGRSNVGKSTLMREITGHDFTTGGKPGVTRSPNHYDWASESFVVTDLPGFGFMSGVEDERREAIKTDIVRYVEENAEKILAGVVVLDGKAAVDIIDRHTTEDEIPHTVELYHFLRELGIPPVLAVNKMDKVDDRDERLNDIADRFGLVPPWEQWRDTVAPITAKTGDITALNEAIRVHLEDAKRDDLKKFF, via the coding sequence ATGTTCGAGACGCGACCGGACCGAGACGCCGAGGTCGTCCTCCTCGGGCGGTCGAACGTCGGGAAGTCGACGCTGATGCGCGAGATAACGGGCCACGACTTCACGACGGGCGGGAAGCCGGGCGTCACGCGCTCGCCGAACCACTACGACTGGGCGTCCGAGTCCTTCGTCGTCACCGACCTCCCGGGCTTCGGCTTCATGTCCGGCGTCGAGGACGAGCGCCGCGAGGCCATCAAGACCGATATCGTCCGATACGTCGAGGAGAACGCCGAGAAGATCCTCGCGGGCGTCGTCGTCCTCGACGGGAAGGCGGCGGTCGACATCATCGACCGCCACACGACCGAGGACGAGATCCCGCACACGGTCGAGCTCTATCACTTCCTGCGCGAGCTCGGCATCCCGCCCGTGCTCGCCGTCAACAAGATGGACAAGGTCGACGACCGCGACGAGCGCCTGAACGACATCGCGGATCGCTTCGGCCTCGTGCCGCCGTGGGAGCAGTGGCGGGACACCGTCGCGCCGATCACCGCGAAGACGGGCGACATCACCGCGCTGAACGAGGCGATCCGCGTCCACCTCGAGGACGCGAAGCGCGACGACCTGAAGAAGTTCTTCTGA
- a CDS encoding NUDIX domain-containing protein, whose product MEETHVVTAFLRNGTDVLLLRRSADVGSYAGRWGAVAGHAEGDPATQVRVEIREETGLDPDADVTLVRAGDPFPVEDTERGTRWVVHPFLFDCDTREIAPNYETAGYEWCPPPAIRERATVPDLWTSYDRVRPSVTSVRDDETHGSAYVSVRACEVLRDEAAAGAGYDALCGTARDLLAARESMAAVRNRVHRVLAEADGESADAVLTSACATIDAALAADDGAAASAAVELRGASLLTLSRSGTAFDAAVGAEPSRVVVAESRTAREGVATAERLAAEGMDVTLTTDAAVATLVESVDAVLVGADTVLRDGSVVNKVGTRGAALAAAEADVPVYAVCASDKIAPDVDPDDPELEDAPAAALYDGDAALSVANPRFDVTPAHLVTGVVTEDGVLSEAAVATRADALRALADW is encoded by the coding sequence ATGGAGGAGACACACGTCGTCACGGCGTTCCTGCGCAACGGGACGGACGTTCTGCTACTCCGGCGGAGCGCGGACGTCGGCTCCTACGCCGGGCGGTGGGGTGCGGTCGCCGGCCACGCCGAGGGCGACCCGGCGACCCAGGTCCGCGTCGAGATCCGCGAGGAGACCGGCCTCGACCCCGACGCGGACGTCACGCTCGTCCGCGCCGGCGACCCCTTCCCCGTCGAGGACACCGAACGCGGGACGCGCTGGGTCGTCCACCCCTTCCTCTTCGACTGCGACACCCGCGAAATCGCGCCGAACTACGAGACGGCGGGCTACGAGTGGTGTCCGCCGCCCGCGATACGCGAACGCGCGACCGTCCCCGACCTCTGGACGTCCTACGACCGCGTGCGCCCGAGCGTGACGAGCGTCCGTGACGACGAGACGCACGGCTCCGCCTACGTCTCCGTGCGCGCCTGCGAGGTGCTCCGGGACGAGGCGGCGGCGGGCGCGGGCTACGACGCGCTCTGCGGGACGGCGCGCGACCTCCTCGCCGCGCGCGAGAGCATGGCCGCCGTGCGCAACCGCGTGCACCGCGTCCTCGCCGAGGCCGACGGTGAGAGCGCCGACGCGGTCCTGACGAGCGCGTGCGCGACCATCGACGCGGCGCTTGCCGCCGACGACGGCGCGGCCGCGAGCGCGGCCGTCGAACTCCGGGGCGCGTCGCTGCTGACGCTCTCGCGCTCGGGCACCGCGTTCGACGCCGCCGTCGGTGCCGAGCCGTCGCGCGTCGTCGTCGCGGAGTCCCGGACCGCGCGCGAGGGCGTCGCCACCGCCGAACGCCTCGCCGCCGAGGGGATGGACGTGACGCTCACGACCGACGCCGCCGTCGCGACGCTCGTCGAGTCGGTTGACGCCGTGCTCGTCGGCGCGGACACCGTGCTCCGCGACGGGAGCGTCGTGAACAAGGTCGGCACGCGGGGGGCGGCGCTCGCCGCCGCCGAGGCCGACGTCCCCGTCTACGCGGTCTGCGCGAGCGACAAGATCGCGCCCGACGTCGACCCGGACGACCCCGAACTGGAGGACGCACCGGCGGCCGCCCTCTACGACGGCGACGCGGCCCTCTCGGTGGCGAACCCCCGCTTCGACGTGACGCCCGCCCACCTCGTGACCGGCGTCGTCACCGAGGACGGGGTTCTCTCCGAGGCCGCCGTCGCGACGCGCGCGGACGCTCTGCGCGCGCTCGCGGACTGGTAG
- a CDS encoding SIMPL domain-containing protein translates to MRRNLTVLVAVVVAVGAVTAGVVAANPGAPAATAAPQNAQNATTIDVSASGSASAEPDTAVVSVAVVATADSADAARAAVATNASTLRDALADAGVAADDVETTTYRVTERTTRAPDGTTSSEGYEAVHGFAVTVDDPDRAGDVLDAAVAGGANRVNGVRFTLSEETRADLRTQAIESAMSDARTQASAAATAENLTVTGLRSASVGGGYGVPVAYTSAGDSAGGSARTAVDGAPVSVTVSVQATYTAN, encoded by the coding sequence ATGCGTCGCAACCTGACCGTCCTCGTCGCAGTCGTCGTCGCCGTCGGCGCCGTCACCGCCGGCGTCGTCGCCGCGAACCCCGGGGCTCCCGCCGCCACGGCCGCCCCGCAGAACGCACAGAACGCCACCACCATCGACGTCTCCGCGTCCGGGTCCGCGTCCGCCGAACCCGACACCGCCGTCGTCTCCGTCGCCGTCGTCGCCACCGCCGACTCCGCCGACGCCGCGCGCGCCGCCGTCGCCACGAACGCCTCCACGCTCCGCGACGCCCTCGCGGACGCCGGCGTCGCGGCCGACGACGTCGAGACCACGACCTACCGCGTCACCGAGCGGACCACGCGAGCCCCCGACGGCACCACGTCCAGCGAGGGCTACGAGGCCGTCCACGGCTTCGCGGTGACCGTCGACGACCCCGACCGGGCCGGTGACGTCCTCGACGCCGCCGTCGCCGGCGGCGCGAACCGCGTGAACGGCGTGCGCTTCACGCTCTCCGAGGAGACCCGCGCCGACCTCCGCACGCAGGCCATCGAGTCCGCGATGAGCGACGCCCGCACGCAGGCGAGCGCCGCCGCGACCGCCGAGAACCTCACCGTTACCGGCCTTCGGAGCGCGTCCGTCGGCGGTGGCTACGGCGTCCCCGTCGCGTACACGAGCGCCGGCGACAGCGCGGGCGGGAGCGCGCGCACCGCCGTCGACGGCGCCCCCGTCTCCGTCACCGTGAGCGTGCAGGCGACCTACACCGCGAACTAG
- a CDS encoding NOG1 family protein yields MIFEDLPTTPTSEELLDKAFSRAARAGRAKSGVEAQESMLQTASNVLSDNLENVVTAWPDFDEVDPFYRELADAVVGVDEARTHLSEVTWASRKTKSLGREYIGRLPRDDPDLARKLRKQAFARMGSVMDEVEDDLQFLNEARDELKTFPDIRPDEPAIVVAGYPNVGKSSFVNDVTNARNEIAQYPFTTKAVRVGHVERDHIRYQLVDTPGLLDRPADERNAIEEQAVSALTHLADAVLFMVDASATCGYPLEDQLALREDVRATFVDTDDESDEDGVGFLTVCNKSDLSTDVEADAYMSVETGEGVEDALGAAIDATGYELELPTRD; encoded by the coding sequence ATGATTTTCGAGGACCTCCCGACGACGCCCACGTCGGAGGAACTACTCGACAAGGCGTTCTCGCGGGCGGCGCGGGCGGGCCGGGCGAAGTCGGGCGTCGAGGCCCAGGAGTCGATGCTGCAGACGGCGTCGAACGTACTCTCGGACAACCTGGAGAACGTCGTGACGGCGTGGCCGGACTTCGACGAAGTGGACCCGTTCTACCGCGAGCTCGCGGACGCCGTCGTCGGCGTGGACGAGGCGCGCACGCACCTCTCGGAGGTGACGTGGGCGTCGCGGAAGACGAAGTCGCTCGGCCGCGAGTACATCGGCCGCCTCCCCCGCGACGACCCCGACCTCGCGCGCAAGCTCCGCAAGCAGGCGTTCGCGCGGATGGGCTCCGTGATGGACGAGGTCGAGGACGACCTCCAGTTCCTCAACGAGGCCCGCGACGAGCTGAAGACGTTCCCGGACATCCGACCGGACGAGCCCGCGATCGTCGTCGCCGGCTACCCGAACGTCGGGAAGTCCTCGTTCGTGAACGACGTGACGAACGCGCGCAACGAGATCGCGCAGTACCCGTTCACGACGAAGGCGGTGCGCGTCGGGCACGTGGAGCGCGACCACATCCGCTACCAGCTCGTGGACACGCCGGGTCTGCTCGACCGGCCGGCCGACGAGCGCAACGCCATCGAGGAGCAGGCGGTGTCGGCGCTGACGCACCTCGCGGACGCGGTCCTGTTCATGGTCGACGCCTCCGCGACCTGCGGCTACCCGCTCGAGGACCAGCTCGCGCTCCGCGAGGACGTCCGCGCGACGTTCGTGGACACCGACGACGAGTCGGACGAGGACGGCGTCGGCTTCCTCACGGTCTGCAACAAGAGCGACCTCTCGACGGACGTCGAGGCGGACGCCTACATGAGCGTGGAGACGGGCGAGGGCGTCGAGGACGCCCTCGGCGCGGCCATCGACGCGACGGGCTACGAGCTCGAGTTGCCGACGCGCGACTAG
- a CDS encoding DUF7522 family protein encodes MEEERVSPALPDRLRDRLGDSLRSVVGYTRNDYTVHYLRDDVAADYDDAEIARGVEEMRFESLEAEYVNDLFAERHGELRCNVTFFEDAVELNFPLSETEGLAVAVDADHFARQDSFVQYVLDLVTDAE; translated from the coding sequence ATGGAAGAGGAGCGGGTGTCGCCGGCGCTACCGGATCGACTACGCGACCGACTCGGGGACAGCCTCCGCTCGGTCGTCGGCTACACGCGAAACGACTACACCGTCCACTACCTCCGCGACGACGTCGCCGCCGACTACGACGACGCGGAGATCGCGCGCGGCGTCGAGGAGATGCGCTTCGAGTCCCTCGAAGCCGAGTACGTCAACGACCTCTTCGCCGAACGCCACGGCGAACTCCGCTGTAACGTCACGTTCTTCGAGGACGCCGTCGAGTTGAACTTCCCCCTCTCGGAGACCGAGGGGCTCGCGGTGGCCGTCGATGCCGACCACTTCGCCCGCCAGGACTCCTTCGTGCAGTACGTCCTCGACCTCGTCACCGACGCCGAGTGA
- the ddh gene encoding D-2-hydroxyacid dehydrogenase: MHVDRIGVHESVRAVCPPEALAEHLRDLGADATVVGDDVSAVDAVAAFGHADAFLGLEWVHCVRAGYDEFPLDAYRESGTALTNSSGIHGAAVGETALGVMLSLARRLHTARDAQAEREWAQPAWDESFTLTDERLTVVGLGAVGRGLARRADGIGMRVDGVRRTPTPTPHTREIYTPDRLHDAVADARFVALAVPLTDDTAGMVDRSVFEAMRDDAYLVNVARGGVVETDALVAALDAGDIAGAGLDVFEREPLPEDSPLWEYEDVVVTPHSGALKRDYYRDVAALVRQNALHAAADEELVNRVV, from the coding sequence ATGCACGTCGACCGGATCGGCGTCCACGAGTCCGTGCGCGCCGTCTGCCCGCCGGAGGCGCTCGCCGAGCACCTGCGCGACCTCGGTGCGGACGCCACCGTCGTCGGTGACGACGTCTCGGCCGTGGACGCCGTCGCCGCCTTCGGACACGCCGACGCCTTCCTCGGCCTCGAGTGGGTGCACTGCGTCCGCGCGGGCTACGACGAGTTCCCCCTCGATGCCTATCGCGAGTCGGGCACCGCACTCACGAACTCCTCGGGCATCCACGGCGCGGCGGTCGGCGAGACGGCGCTCGGGGTGATGCTCTCGCTCGCGCGCCGCCTCCACACCGCCCGCGACGCGCAGGCCGAGCGCGAGTGGGCTCAGCCCGCGTGGGACGAGTCGTTCACGCTCACCGACGAGCGGCTCACCGTCGTCGGACTCGGCGCGGTCGGACGCGGTCTCGCGCGCCGCGCGGACGGGATCGGGATGCGCGTCGACGGCGTCCGCCGGACGCCCACGCCCACACCACACACCCGCGAGATATACACGCCCGACCGCCTGCACGACGCCGTCGCGGACGCGCGGTTCGTCGCGCTCGCGGTGCCGCTCACCGACGACACGGCGGGGATGGTCGACCGGTCGGTGTTCGAGGCGATGCGCGACGACGCCTACCTCGTGAACGTCGCGCGCGGCGGCGTCGTCGAGACGGACGCGCTCGTCGCGGCGCTGGACGCGGGCGACATCGCGGGCGCCGGCCTCGACGTCTTCGAGCGGGAGCCGCTTCCGGAAGATTCGCCGCTCTGGGAGTACGAAGACGTCGTCGTCACGCCCCACTCGGGCGCGCTGAAACGCGACTACTACCGGGACGTCGCGGCACTCGTCCGGCAGAACGCCCTGCACGCGGCCGCCGACGAGGAGCTCGTCAACCGCGTCGTGTGA
- the hisE gene encoding phosphoribosyl-ATP diphosphatase gives MSDTDDAGGASDGEADLLEELFAVIEDRKETLPEGSYTASLFTHEKGENRTLEKVGEEATEFILAAKDDDAEEMAEEGADVVYHMLVALSMHDVDVEELLDVLRERRG, from the coding sequence GTGAGCGACACCGACGACGCGGGCGGCGCGAGCGACGGTGAGGCAGACCTGCTCGAGGAGCTCTTCGCGGTCATCGAGGACCGCAAGGAGACCCTCCCCGAGGGCTCCTACACGGCGTCGCTGTTCACGCACGAGAAGGGCGAGAACCGAACCCTGGAGAAGGTCGGCGAGGAGGCGACCGAGTTCATCCTCGCGGCGAAGGACGACGACGCCGAGGAGATGGCCGAGGAGGGCGCGGACGTCGTCTACCACATGCTCGTCGCGCTCTCGATGCACGACGTGGACGTCGAGGAACTGCTCGACGTCCTCCGGGAGCGACGCGGGTAA